A section of the Rhizomicrobium sp. genome encodes:
- a CDS encoding LysM peptidoglycan-binding domain-containing protein yields MVAIVTGMGLGLERSSGWVLGSRGQLGSSSFGRYGENVTVNGATGNLMIDRTDEILIGQGPDSAVSRAYNSLGALNDDNGDNWRLNAQRQVTNLTGTVNTAGSTVTRTDWDGSDEIYTYNATLGAYVCYQGSGAYDTLSFAANVWTWTDGSSRHVDTYDASNGGRITATRDVDGNQLTYAYTGSLLTRVTTQDGEHTDLTWSGNNLTQIATTLSGGATLTRTRYTYDASNRLSTVTTDLSPEDNAIADGKTVVTTYTYDGTSKRVASISQTGGAHLAITYDASFRVATLAQTQASGVTSTTTIGYDTVNKITTVTDNLGNATKLYYDAANQLTRIMLPPAQSGATAQNIYYAYDANGNVTSATDGGGDVVTYQYDTNGNMTLQRDAAGNTISYFYDTTNTNTALLNRLLTATAYFVPDPDGAGAGQPSQPSTTRYAYDAEGHLRYVVSAQGEVTEYRYNAAGQQSSAIAYRDNTYNVTGLGTTTSIAESALTSWVAAIADKSTSERADTAYDFRGNVSSVKTYSAAAADGTGLTTQRYTVTSYTYDQFGNLLNTATSGVSNAQVFVYDGLGRVVGSTDLNGATTAIAFTDSLNKTVVTLANGLVDTSTYNLAGQLVSSVQSGTGVATGTTAYAYDTLGNLRMVSDATGNKTYYLYDAVGRKVADIAADGSITEYRYDQSDRLVASIGYATRLTSANLSSLVDGSGNPANIALSTIRPAPNAGDVWGWRIYDHADRLIESIDQDGDATVIAYDGMGNVVSTTSYANVIAAATVTGFKTTAPTTLQLPTANAAKDQVTRNFCDTDGRLIGSLNADGYLSQITYNTAGETIDTISYATAAASGLRATGTFAQLQTSVGTVAADIHNRYFYDDEGVLRYTLDDNLRPTEYVYNATGKLIHTTQYGASIGSTSSYTLSYVAGQITTLNLAANADTRTSWSVYNATTGNLAYSVDALGGVTGFNYDAVGHLVKQVQYATLQPLGADASQATMDSWAAGQASNTANRISRMVYDVKGEVVYTVDAEGYVTQILYDTAGRQTGTIRLAASYTVTDAVTQASLATQIGTIPATAVQTSVAYDVDGRIVDSYDGMGVRTHIVYDALGRVTDTTVAYGTGDAATAHVVYDAAGRVANTTVGYGAAESATIAYTYDGLGHVLTVLDGRGYTTTYTYDALGQVLTKTVPIDASNSAVTTYQYDAFGNVAKSIDALGNSSYFYYDGLNRQTLAVDANGYATATIYTVGNAVVSATHYATAVTGTIVVGTPPTVTTSATEDATTTFTRDKLDRVTKVTDAEGYYEQYTLDAFGDRLTVRNKLGGVTTNTFDRRGLLKTEVLPISSTRADGSVEASSVTNAYTYDARGNLLTRIEASGLTEQRTTTYTYDKMNRVLTQVLGNTTTEIISVVSPTDLKTLTNVTPTTTYKYDSRGNLIEQDDANGARALTYYDHLNRRIAAVNALGVLSNWTYDANGNVVAQRVYATAIAIPTTPGGTPPSPAGGDTWRETDYTYDRANELLTTSVASLRTGSWNGSAYSTQAVGAGATVSIANVYDKNGNVVCQTDGIVNGSGGNTSWFYYDKMNRKVAQLDQEGYLTTYALDADGNVTTERRYATRFTGTPTAAAIPSVAIDATNDRVTTFTYDRNGRRLTETRTGVVAWTVNGTNGALTAAATSSTVTYTYNGLGEVTRKTEATGDYTAYTYDSEGRQTSVAGTAFTDYAGANVQQLTNEYYDGLNDLTRTVENSAHVTTYAYGAGGRLATMTDASGFARSYFYDADGRTLKVSYARARSDGTSVTEASATRYDALGRVTFQSVATYNGTSWSFGDQYQMGYNAYGEVVSRGINGVTQETASYDGGGRMIRSTAGDGTVKLYLYNADGKQTLEIASDGNALPAGYAWSSLTVDQAVGLLTNNGASAIGTVAVAGMVVTITGYDKRGLATQSVAPLRQLSTTTTAAVATANAYNAFGEIARQTDARGYVTDFTYNTMGKVILQQSPSVSWTSENGTIATGRPTVTNYYDLSGRVVGVRDANNNLNTRTLLADSGYGGADASVLKEFHADSGVVANGYDVFGDLRQNTNEVGKVETYAYDAMDRLITQVHQARPAGSPGNPTGATVQLTDSYAYDGLGQRIKHWNSQLGATVLDTTDYDAAGRVVKAVDMGGNTTTYAYAWSSAIATAGLGTFGGWTRTTVNAAGLTATEQDDSFGHVVTKTDFGGSPDTLTYTYNSAGWVVSEGLAEYAPAFTYYNTGALATAVSAADHSFVWVNGISGDPGYYVYFTDWTAEAYATDAAGNRVRETVTTYHNIQNDSGEAGPPKYQPGLHATTQEDATVTWDADTRMASYSDTGAANGLLPASVAWEYDLGGDIRRMVSSYRTLDAQGAASATSVTQDYWYKYDAMNRFTLTQGAFSGTRGSGAIVAGTTGKTVAYNSDGSRASAVNAADGTSEAYAYTADGYLAQVTVGGVVRASYALDAMGRVTDQKEYNAAGTSVVYERTAVYNTRSQVTSDQVTSVRSDGTWVTSTAYSYIADSDFDGVYGDHSDRYLGQVTDEIATVTKNGVAQPTTEAAFYYVWRDGALEASESYTPNRAAGGPQPNYNSYTYGQGGLLESVVVGDGRPRTVSFVTNLAGEVLARNEADNNTAAGDPHERHYYFGGIEVGAISNNGTSRVDYAQSIAQHIAVPGTGAFRGGATAATSYADFDQSYDPINGLNVAATAGRYTAQDGDTLEGIAYQVWGDASYWYLLADANGLISDAGLQAGMSLIVPDKVANSHNNSSTYRVYDPNEAQGNNSPTVPKPAARHGGACGVFGQILLAVIAIAVAVVTAGAAVAALGPAGMTLGGGIGTVLSGSAASVVGVGGAIGIGVAAGAAGSIVSQGVGLALGIQNKFSWTGVAEAAIGGGIGAGVAAELGPALGGVDPVVAAAVEGVTSNVLSQGIGVATGLQKSFDWAGVAAAGVGAGVGTYVGGQIAGWQPFGAANGLLNQGARGLVSGMAGDIANAATRTLIDGSDFGDNVIAALPDTIGQTVGNAIAGVIQGSVTQTSQTPQPGSADYHARMDAYNQAIDSGMSSDLLGQIYQFLGLDGGQNMLDLGSQLYGDGQKNTYIPQDKAQQDTYNAVLSQWGSGKIGEASRFASIVAIKEWFQANTETISDSAMHAFNMGLLSADVSFNQSIPELLSGTGFSRVMASQQGQLFQGGTSPVLVDDGSGLYSAIYVSGTIGSSDASYVFAYRGTDFSSAADLFTNAQNNFDIPTKQYEYAVAAAQDLLPSIAARTAFTGQSLGGGLAEAGALAVGRPAVVFNAPGPSGIDLAVYGVPMKNILLKQNLITNYDVVGEWLGDAQAAGIIKSSFGATRPLPDVNPPTINGSKVSTNGLNFNPNSHGVEYDIYGIQYLVQHHIWPY; encoded by the coding sequence ATGGTTGCGATTGTCACGGGAATGGGCCTGGGGCTCGAGCGCAGTTCGGGCTGGGTGCTGGGTTCGCGGGGCCAGTTGGGCAGCTCGTCGTTTGGCCGGTATGGCGAGAACGTCACTGTGAACGGCGCGACCGGCAATCTGATGATTGACCGGACGGACGAGATCCTGATTGGGCAGGGTCCCGACAGCGCGGTCTCGCGGGCCTATAACAGCCTTGGGGCGCTCAACGACGACAATGGCGACAATTGGCGCCTCAACGCACAGCGCCAGGTGACCAACCTTACCGGCACGGTGAACACGGCCGGCAGCACGGTGACCCGCACCGACTGGGACGGCTCGGACGAGATCTACACCTACAACGCCACGCTCGGCGCCTATGTCTGCTATCAGGGGAGCGGCGCCTACGACACGCTGAGCTTCGCGGCGAACGTCTGGACCTGGACCGACGGGAGTTCCCGCCACGTCGACACCTACGATGCCTCCAATGGCGGCCGGATCACGGCGACCCGGGACGTCGACGGCAACCAGCTTACCTATGCCTATACCGGGAGTCTCTTGACCCGGGTCACCACCCAGGACGGCGAGCACACCGACCTGACCTGGTCGGGCAACAATCTGACGCAGATCGCGACGACGCTGTCCGGCGGAGCGACGCTGACGCGCACGCGCTACACCTACGATGCGTCGAACCGGCTCTCGACGGTAACGACGGACCTTTCGCCGGAGGACAATGCGATCGCCGACGGAAAGACGGTCGTCACCACCTATACCTATGACGGCACCTCCAAGCGCGTCGCCTCGATCAGCCAGACCGGCGGGGCTCATCTGGCGATCACCTACGACGCCAGTTTCCGCGTCGCGACCCTTGCCCAGACACAGGCCAGCGGCGTCACCAGCACGACGACGATCGGCTACGATACCGTCAACAAGATCACCACCGTCACCGACAATCTGGGCAACGCGACCAAGCTCTACTACGACGCCGCCAACCAGTTGACCCGGATTATGCTGCCTCCCGCGCAGTCGGGAGCGACGGCGCAGAACATCTATTATGCCTATGACGCCAACGGCAACGTCACGTCTGCGACGGACGGTGGCGGCGATGTCGTGACCTACCAATACGACACCAACGGCAACATGACGCTGCAGCGCGATGCGGCCGGCAACACAATCAGCTATTTTTACGATACGACGAACACCAATACGGCGCTGCTCAACAGGCTCCTGACGGCGACGGCCTATTTTGTGCCCGATCCGGACGGCGCCGGCGCGGGCCAGCCGAGCCAACCCAGCACGACGCGCTACGCTTACGATGCCGAAGGCCACCTGCGCTATGTGGTGAGCGCGCAGGGTGAGGTGACCGAGTACCGCTACAACGCCGCCGGCCAGCAGAGCTCGGCGATCGCCTATCGCGACAATACCTACAATGTGACCGGGCTGGGCACGACCACCTCGATCGCGGAAAGCGCCTTGACGAGTTGGGTCGCCGCCATTGCGGACAAGAGCACCAGCGAGCGCGCCGACACGGCCTATGACTTCCGCGGCAACGTGAGCTCCGTGAAGACCTACAGCGCGGCGGCGGCGGACGGCACCGGACTAACCACCCAGCGTTATACGGTCACGTCCTATACCTACGATCAGTTCGGCAACCTCTTGAACACCGCGACAAGCGGGGTCTCGAACGCCCAGGTCTTCGTCTATGACGGCCTGGGCCGTGTCGTCGGCTCGACCGACCTCAACGGCGCCACCACCGCCATCGCCTTCACCGACAGCCTGAACAAGACCGTGGTGACCCTGGCCAACGGCCTGGTCGATACCTCGACCTACAATCTCGCGGGCCAGCTCGTAAGCTCCGTGCAATCGGGCACGGGCGTCGCCACCGGCACGACCGCCTACGCCTACGATACGCTGGGCAATCTGCGCATGGTCAGCGACGCGACCGGCAACAAGACTTACTATCTCTACGATGCGGTGGGCCGCAAGGTCGCCGACATCGCGGCCGACGGCTCGATAACGGAGTATCGCTACGACCAGAGCGACCGGCTGGTGGCGAGCATCGGCTATGCGACGAGACTCACCTCGGCCAATCTGTCTTCGCTGGTCGACGGCAGCGGCAACCCGGCCAACATCGCCCTCAGCACGATCCGGCCGGCGCCGAATGCGGGCGACGTGTGGGGCTGGCGGATCTACGACCACGCCGACCGGTTGATCGAATCGATCGACCAGGATGGCGACGCGACGGTCATCGCCTATGACGGCATGGGCAATGTCGTGTCGACGACATCCTACGCCAACGTCATCGCGGCGGCGACGGTCACCGGCTTCAAGACCACGGCACCGACGACGCTGCAGCTGCCCACCGCCAACGCAGCCAAGGATCAGGTTACCCGCAACTTTTGCGACACGGACGGCCGGCTGATCGGATCGCTGAACGCCGACGGCTATCTGAGCCAGATCACCTACAATACGGCCGGCGAGACGATCGATACCATTTCCTATGCCACAGCCGCGGCGTCTGGACTGAGGGCCACGGGGACCTTCGCGCAGCTGCAGACCAGCGTCGGCACCGTCGCCGCCGACATCCACAATCGTTATTTCTACGACGACGAAGGCGTTCTGCGCTACACGCTCGACGACAATCTGCGGCCAACCGAGTATGTCTACAACGCGACCGGCAAGCTCATTCACACCACGCAATACGGCGCGTCGATCGGCTCGACGTCCAGCTACACGCTGAGCTATGTCGCCGGCCAGATCACCACGCTGAACCTCGCCGCCAACGCCGATACGCGCACGAGTTGGTCGGTCTACAACGCCACGACCGGCAATCTTGCCTATTCGGTAGACGCGCTGGGCGGCGTGACGGGCTTCAACTACGACGCCGTCGGCCATCTGGTGAAGCAGGTGCAATACGCCACGCTCCAGCCGCTCGGCGCCGACGCCAGTCAGGCGACAATGGACAGCTGGGCAGCCGGCCAGGCGTCCAATACGGCCAACCGCATCAGCCGCATGGTCTATGACGTCAAGGGCGAGGTGGTCTACACCGTCGACGCCGAAGGTTATGTCACCCAGATCCTGTATGACACAGCCGGCCGCCAGACCGGCACGATCCGTCTCGCCGCCTCCTACACCGTTACCGATGCGGTGACCCAGGCGAGCCTGGCGACCCAGATCGGCACGATCCCCGCGACGGCGGTTCAGACCAGCGTGGCGTATGACGTCGACGGCCGCATCGTCGACAGTTATGACGGCATGGGCGTGCGCACGCACATCGTCTACGACGCGCTGGGCCGCGTCACCGACACGACAGTCGCCTACGGCACCGGGGATGCCGCGACCGCGCATGTGGTCTACGATGCGGCCGGACGCGTCGCGAACACGACAGTGGGCTATGGCGCGGCGGAGTCTGCGACTATCGCCTACACCTATGACGGCCTGGGCCATGTCCTGACGGTGCTCGACGGCCGCGGCTACACCACGACCTACACCTATGACGCCCTGGGCCAGGTGCTTACCAAGACGGTCCCGATCGACGCATCCAACAGCGCCGTCACGACCTATCAGTACGACGCGTTCGGCAACGTGGCGAAGTCCATCGATGCCCTCGGCAACAGCAGCTACTTCTATTACGACGGCTTGAATCGCCAGACGCTCGCTGTCGACGCCAACGGCTATGCAACCGCTACAATTTATACCGTCGGCAACGCGGTCGTCTCGGCCACGCACTACGCCACCGCCGTCACCGGCACCATCGTCGTCGGCACGCCGCCGACCGTCACGACCAGCGCGACCGAGGACGCCACCACCACCTTCACCCGCGACAAGCTCGACCGCGTCACGAAGGTGACGGACGCGGAGGGCTATTACGAGCAATACACGCTGGACGCGTTCGGCGACCGGCTGACGGTGCGCAACAAGCTGGGCGGCGTCACCACCAACACCTTCGACCGCCGCGGCCTGCTCAAGACCGAGGTCCTGCCGATCAGTTCGACCCGGGCGGACGGCTCCGTCGAGGCCTCCAGCGTCACCAACGCCTATACCTACGACGCGCGCGGCAACCTGCTGACGCGCATCGAGGCCTCCGGCCTGACGGAACAGCGCACCACCACCTACACCTACGACAAGATGAACCGGGTGCTGACGCAGGTGCTCGGCAACACGACGACCGAGATCATCTCCGTCGTCTCGCCGACCGACCTGAAGACGCTCACCAACGTCACGCCGACCACGACCTACAAATACGATTCGCGCGGAAATCTCATCGAGCAGGACGACGCCAACGGCGCGCGCGCCCTCACATATTACGATCACCTCAACCGCCGGATCGCAGCGGTCAATGCGCTGGGCGTGCTGTCGAACTGGACCTACGACGCCAACGGCAACGTGGTCGCTCAGCGTGTCTACGCCACCGCCATCGCGATCCCCACCACTCCGGGCGGCACGCCGCCTTCGCCGGCGGGCGGCGACACCTGGCGCGAGACCGATTACACCTATGACCGCGCCAACGAGCTGCTCACGACCTCGGTCGCCAGCCTGCGCACCGGATCGTGGAACGGCTCGGCCTATTCCACCCAGGCCGTCGGCGCCGGCGCTACCGTCAGCATCGCCAATGTCTACGACAAGAACGGCAATGTCGTGTGCCAGACCGACGGCATCGTCAACGGCAGCGGCGGCAACACCTCCTGGTTCTACTACGACAAGATGAACCGCAAGGTCGCGCAGCTCGACCAGGAAGGCTATCTGACGACCTATGCGCTCGACGCCGACGGCAACGTCACGACCGAGCGGCGCTATGCGACGCGGTTCACCGGCACGCCGACCGCCGCCGCCATCCCCAGCGTCGCCATCGACGCCACCAATGACCGCGTCACCACCTTCACCTACGACCGCAACGGCCGCCGCCTGACGGAGACCCGCACCGGCGTCGTCGCCTGGACGGTCAACGGCACCAACGGCGCGCTGACGGCCGCCGCCACCAGTTCGACGGTCACCTACACCTATAACGGCCTGGGCGAGGTCACGCGCAAGACCGAGGCGACCGGCGACTATACCGCCTATACCTATGACAGCGAGGGCCGCCAGACCTCCGTCGCCGGCACGGCTTTCACCGACTACGCCGGCGCAAACGTCCAGCAACTCACCAATGAGTATTACGACGGGCTCAACGACCTCACGCGCACGGTGGAGAACAGCGCCCACGTCACCACCTACGCCTACGGGGCCGGCGGGCGGCTGGCGACCATGACCGACGCTTCGGGCTTCGCGCGCAGCTATTTCTACGATGCCGACGGACGCACGCTGAAGGTGAGCTATGCCCGCGCCAGGTCCGACGGCACCAGCGTCACCGAAGCCTCGGCCACGCGCTACGACGCGCTCGGCCGCGTCACCTTCCAGTCGGTCGCGACCTACAACGGCACGAGCTGGAGCTTCGGCGACCAGTACCAGATGGGCTACAACGCCTATGGCGAGGTGGTGTCGCGCGGGATCAACGGGGTGACGCAGGAGACCGCCTCCTACGATGGCGGCGGGCGGATGATCCGCAGCACCGCCGGCGACGGCACCGTCAAGCTCTATCTCTACAATGCCGACGGCAAGCAGACGCTCGAGATCGCCTCCGACGGCAACGCCCTGCCGGCCGGCTATGCCTGGTCGAGCCTGACGGTCGATCAGGCCGTGGGCCTGCTCACCAACAACGGCGCCTCCGCCATCGGCACCGTCGCGGTCGCCGGCATGGTCGTCACCATCACCGGATACGACAAGCGGGGCCTGGCCACCCAGAGCGTGGCGCCGCTGCGCCAGCTCAGCACCACGACCACCGCCGCCGTCGCCACCGCGAATGCCTACAACGCCTTCGGCGAGATCGCCCGCCAGACCGACGCGCGCGGCTACGTCACCGATTTCACCTACAACACCATGGGCAAGGTCATCCTGCAGCAGAGCCCGTCCGTCAGCTGGACGTCCGAGAACGGGACCATCGCCACGGGCCGGCCGACCGTCACCAATTATTACGATCTCTCCGGCCGCGTGGTGGGCGTTCGCGACGCCAACAACAATCTCAACACGCGCACGCTTCTCGCCGACAGCGGCTATGGCGGCGCCGATGCCTCGGTGCTGAAGGAGTTCCACGCCGACAGCGGCGTCGTCGCCAATGGCTACGACGTCTTCGGCGACCTGCGCCAGAACACCAACGAGGTCGGCAAGGTCGAGACCTACGCCTATGACGCGATGGACCGGCTGATCACCCAGGTGCACCAGGCGCGCCCGGCGGGCAGCCCGGGCAATCCCACCGGGGCGACCGTCCAGCTCACCGACAGCTACGCCTATGACGGCCTCGGCCAGCGCATCAAGCATTGGAACAGCCAGCTCGGCGCCACGGTGCTCGACACCACCGATTACGATGCCGCGGGCCGGGTGGTGAAGGCCGTCGACATGGGCGGCAACACGACGACCTACGCCTATGCGTGGTCGTCCGCCATCGCGACGGCGGGGCTGGGCACTTTCGGCGGCTGGACCAGGACCACGGTCAACGCCGCCGGCCTCACCGCGACCGAGCAGGACGACAGCTTCGGCCATGTCGTGACCAAGACCGACTTCGGCGGCAGCCCGGACACGCTGACCTACACCTACAACAGCGCGGGCTGGGTTGTGTCGGAAGGCCTGGCGGAGTACGCGCCGGCCTTCACCTATTACAACACCGGGGCGCTGGCGACGGCGGTCTCGGCGGCCGATCACAGCTTCGTCTGGGTGAACGGGATCAGCGGCGATCCGGGCTACTATGTCTACTTCACCGACTGGACGGCGGAGGCCTACGCCACCGACGCGGCGGGCAACCGCGTGCGCGAGACGGTGACGACCTACCACAACATCCAGAACGACAGCGGTGAGGCGGGCCCGCCCAAATACCAGCCGGGCCTGCACGCCACGACCCAGGAGGACGCGACCGTCACCTGGGACGCCGACACGCGGATGGCGAGCTATTCCGACACCGGCGCGGCCAACGGCCTGCTGCCGGCGAGCGTCGCCTGGGAATACGACCTCGGGGGCGACATCCGCCGGATGGTGTCGAGCTACCGGACGCTGGACGCGCAGGGCGCGGCCTCGGCGACCAGCGTGACGCAGGACTACTGGTACAAATACGACGCGATGAACCGCTTCACGCTGACGCAAGGCGCGTTCAGCGGGACGCGGGGCTCGGGCGCCATCGTCGCCGGCACGACGGGCAAGACCGTCGCCTACAATTCCGACGGCTCGCGCGCGAGCGCGGTCAACGCCGCGGACGGGACGAGCGAGGCCTACGCCTACACGGCCGACGGCTATCTGGCCCAGGTGACGGTGGGCGGCGTGGTGCGGGCGAGCTATGCGCTGGACGCGATGGGCCGGGTCACCGACCAGAAGGAGTACAACGCGGCCGGGACGAGCGTGGTCTACGAGCGCACCGCGGTCTACAACACCCGCTCGCAGGTGACCTCGGACCAGGTGACGAGCGTGCGCAGCGACGGGACCTGGGTGACGTCGACGGCCTATTCCTACATCGCCGACAGCGACTTCGACGGGGTCTATGGCGACCATAGCGACCGGTATCTGGGCCAGGTGACGGACGAGATCGCCACCGTGACCAAGAACGGGGTGGCGCAGCCGACGACGGAGGCGGCCTTCTACTATGTGTGGCGCGACGGGGCGCTGGAGGCCAGCGAGAGCTACACGCCCAACCGGGCGGCGGGCGGGCCGCAGCCCAACTACAACAGCTACACCTACGGCCAGGGCGGGCTGCTGGAGAGCGTGGTCGTCGGCGACGGGCGCCCGCGCACGGTGAGCTTCGTGACCAACCTCGCCGGCGAGGTCCTGGCGCGCAACGAGGCCGACAACAACACCGCCGCCGGCGATCCGCATGAGCGGCACTACTACTTCGGCGGCATCGAGGTGGGTGCGATCTCCAACAACGGCACGTCGCGCGTCGACTATGCCCAGTCGATCGCGCAGCACATCGCGGTGCCGGGGACGGGCGCGTTCCGCGGCGGCGCCACGGCGGCGACGTCCTATGCGGATTTCGACCAGAGCTACGATCCGATCAACGGGCTGAACGTCGCCGCCACCGCCGGCCGCTATACGGCGCAGGACGGCGACACGCTGGAAGGGATCGCCTACCAGGTCTGGGGCGATGCGTCCTACTGGTACCTGCTCGCCGACGCCAACGGGCTGATCTCCGACGCCGGCCTTCAGGCGGGGATGAGCCTGATCGTCCCCGACAAGGTGGCCAACAGCCACAACAACAGTTCGACCTACCGGGTCTACGATCCCAACGAGGCCCAGGGCAACAACAGCCCCACCGTGCCCAAGCCCGCCGCCAGGCACGGCGGCGCCTGCGGCGTGTTCGGGCAGATATTGCTCGCGGTGATCGCGATCGCGGTGGCGGTGGTCACGGCGGGCGCGGCCGTCGCGGCGCTTGGACCGGCGGGCATGACCCTCGGCGGCGGGATCGGCACCGTACTGTCGGGCAGCGCTGCCAGTGTTGTGGGCGTGGGCGGCGCCATCGGCATCGGTGTGGCCGCGGGCGCGGCGGGCAGCATCGTGAGCCAGGGCGTTGGTCTGGCGCTCGGCATCCAGAACAAGTTCAGCTGGACCGGCGTCGCGGAAGCGGCGATCGGCGGCGGCATCGGGGCCGGCGTCGCGGCGGAGCTTGGGCCGGCGCTCGGCGGGGTCGATCCGGTCGTGGCGGCGGCGGTGGAAGGCGTGACGAGCAATGTCCTGTCGCAGGGCATCGGGGTCGCCACCGGCTTACAGAAGAGCTTCGACTGGGCGGGCGTCGCGGCGGCGGGTGTGGGCGCGGGTGTCGGCACCTATGTCGGCGGGCAGATCGCCGGCTGGCAGCCCTTCGGCGCGGCGAACGGTTTGCTGAACCAGGGCGCGCGCGGTCTCGTCTCCGGCATGGCCGGCGACATCGCCAACGCCGCCACGCGAACCCTGATCGACGGGTCCGACTTCGGAGACAACGTCATCGCCGCGCTGCCCGATACCATCGGACAGACGGTGGGAAATGCGATTGCGGGAGTGATTCAGGGGTCTGTCACGCAAACCAGCCAGACACCTCAGCCCGGATCGGCAGACTATCACGCGCGTATGGATGCATACAATCAAGCCATAGACAGCGGCATGAGTTCGGACTTGCTTGGTCAGATATATCAATTTCTCGGACTAGACGGCGGCCAAAATATGCTTGACCTCGGCTCGCAACTCTACGGTGACGGTCAGAAAAATACCTATATTCCGCAGGATAAAGCGCAGCAGGACACCTACAATGCGGTTCTTAGTCAGTGGGGTTCTGGTAAGATTGGTGAAGCTTCAAGATTTGCGAGTATAGTTGCAATCAAGGAATGGTTCCAAGCGAATACAGAAACAATTTCTGATTCTGCAATGCATGCGTTCAACATGGGACTTTTGTCGGCCGATGTAAGCTTCAATCAAAGCATACCCGAACTCCTTTCTGGAACCGGTTTTTCTCGCGTAATGGCTAGCCAGCAAGGCCAATTATTTCAGGGTGGTACATCTCCTGTGCTTGTCGACGATGGTTCGGGACTTTACTCGGCGATCTATGTAAGCGGCACGATTGGTAGCAGCGACGCATCATATGTTTTTGCCTATCGAGGAACCGACTTTAGCAGCGCGGCAGATTTGTTCACAAATGCACAAAACAATTTCGACATACCGACTAAGCAATACGAATATGCAGTCGCTGCTGCCCAAGACCTTCTGCCTAGCATTGCAGCCCGCACAGCATTCACTGGGCAGTCACTTGGAGGTGGATTGGCGGAAGCTGGAGCGCTTGCCGTCGGGCGGCCGGCAGTTGTCTTCAATGCGCCTGGGCCGAGTGGTATAGATTTGGCCGTTTACGGCGTGCCAATGAAAAACATTCTCTTGAAGCAGAACCTAATAACAAATTACGACGTCGTGGGAGAATGGCTCGGCGATGCGCAAGCTGCTGGCATAATAAAGTCGTCTTTTGGAGCCACTCGTCCGCTTCCAGATGTTAATCCGCCCACGATCAATGGATCGAAAGTTTCGACCAACGGCTTGAACTTCAACCCGAATTCTCATGGGGTGGAATACGACATCTATGGAATACAGTATTTGGTACAACATCATATTTGGCCGTATTAG
- a CDS encoding tetratricopeptide repeat protein — translation MPAEATTLPHTRLDRLSRFLERDPANPALLADAAHAAYDAQDFERAAALLKRYRALQALPPELANLDGMTALASGRFADAAAAFQSLRDAGADAPVLRFNLAWTKAMQDRHREALDLLDEATLDVSPRAPALKVEMLHHLGKFEDALALGQDLAQRYPGNERLMGALASLAMDAERADLALLYAERAGDDPVGRATLGMLTLGDHDASRALAMFEASIAAQPSNGRAWIGKGLSLLASGDAAAAAQAMDRGADIFKDHLGSWVASGWAYFLAGDNAKARARFEQALAVDPNFAEIHGGLAVLDVLAGDESGARRRRETALRLDRKCFGAALAQSLLLERSGRIQMAQRVRDMAMSQPIGPKGETLAQALAALSMSRRK, via the coding sequence ATGCCGGCAGAGGCAACGACCCTTCCCCACACGCGCCTGGATCGGCTATCGCGCTTTCTCGAACGCGATCCGGCGAATCCGGCGCTCCTGGCCGATGCCGCCCATGCTGCCTACGACGCGCAGGATTTCGAGCGCGCCGCCGCGCTGCTCAAACGGTATCGCGCGCTGCAGGCGCTGCCGCCCGAGCTTGCGAATTTGGACGGGATGACCGCTCTCGCCAGCGGGCGCTTCGCCGACGCGGCGGCGGCATTCCAAAGCTTGCGGGACGCAGGGGCCGACGCGCCCGTCTTGCGCTTCAACCTGGCCTGGACGAAGGCGATGCAGGATCGGCATCGGGAGGCGCTCGATCTGCTGGACGAGGCAACCCTGGACGTCTCGCCGCGTGCGCCGGCTCTCAAAGTCGAAATGTTGCATCACCTCGGCAAGTTCGAGGACGCGCTGGCTCTCGGGCAGGATCTGGCGCAACGCTATCCCGGCAACGAACGCCTCATGGGCGCACTTGCCAGCCTCGCGATGGACGCCGAAAGGGCCGATCTCGCCTTGCTCTACGCCGAGCGGGCCGGCGACGATCCCGTGGGCCGCGCGACGCTGGGCATGCTGACGCTCGGCGATCATGACGCCAGCCGGGCCCTTGCGATGTTCGAGGCGTCGATTGCCGCGCAACCGTCCAATGGACGCGCCTGGATCGGCAAGGGCCTGAGCCTTCTCGCCAGCGGCGACGCGGCGGCGGCGGCCCAGGCCATGGACCGCGGCGCGGACATCTTCAAGGATCACCTCGGCTCCTGGGTGGCGTCCGGCTGGGCCTATTTCCTGGCCGGGGACAATGCCAAAGCTCGGGCGCGCTTCGAGCAGGCGCTCGCCGTCGATCCCAATTTCGCGGAGATCCACGGCGGCTTGGCGGTTCTGGACGTTCTCGCCGGCGACGAATCGGGCGCGCGGCGGCGCCGCGAGACCGCGCTTCGGCTCGACCGCAAATGTTTCGGCGCGGCGCTCGCGCAGTCCCTGCTGCTGGAGCGAAGCGGCCGCATCCAGATGGCGCAGCGCGTGCGCGACATGGCGATGTCGCAGCCGATCGGCCCCAAAGGCGAGACGCTGGCCCAGGCGCTCGCAGCGCTATCGATGAGCCGCCGCAAATAG